One genomic segment of Clavelina lepadiformis chromosome 3, kaClaLepa1.1, whole genome shotgun sequence includes these proteins:
- the LOC143450346 gene encoding E3 ubiquitin-protein ligase MSL2-like, translated as MDTENCTNLYLQVCQTFLTCNYKDPSTFEELYKLLPWLRQSLTCCICSNVVTNPMSSTQSHCQHFICRQCRGGRMILRPSCSWCKNQDTFEINQHLVVLVCCFHKICELIKNSPILENIREYDRKRAENLKQQEISSNKEISPKKRRKSTKRREVSSNSLLNIAVYQVLEDGLAVKQSIDLTG; from the exons ATGGATACTGAAAACTGCACAAATTTATACTTACAAGTATGTCAGACATTTTTAACTTGTAACTACAAAGATCCATCTACATTTGAAGAACTATACAAGTTGTTACCATGGTTACGGCAATCCTTGACCTGTTGTATCTGTTCTAATGTTGTCACCAATCCAATGTCTTCCACCCAGTCCCACTGCCAACATTTTATCT GTCGTCAGTGTCGCGGGGGTCGAATGATTTTACGTCCATCTTGCAGTTGGTGTAAGAACCAGGATACTTTCGAGATCAATCAACACTTGGTGGTGTTGGTGTGTTGTTTTCACAAGATTTGTGAGCTGATAAAAAATTCTCCAATCCTCGAGAATATACGTGAATATGATCGCAAGAGAGCAG AGAATTTGAAGCAACAGGAGATTTCAAGTAATAAAGAAATTTCTCCGAAAAAGAGGAGAAAATCCACGAAAAG AAGGGAAGTATCAAGCAACAGCTTGCTCAACATTGCTGTTTACCAAGTTCTCGAAGATGGGTTGGCCGTCAAACAGAGCATTGATCTTACTGGATGA